In a genomic window of Carettochelys insculpta isolate YL-2023 chromosome 19, ASM3395843v1, whole genome shotgun sequence:
- the TMEM97 gene encoding sigma intracellular receptor 2 — protein MAAVTGFLEWVFALYFLIHIPITLLVDLQPLVPGAGIYPQSLMELLKWYAVTFKDPMMLEPPAWFKSFIYCEAFLQMPFFPIAAYAFLKGGCKWIRTPAIIYSSHVATTLCPILTHILFHDFSASKHPGPETQQERLTLLAIYVPYLLIPLLILLTMLYSPQYNPVEKRKKK, from the exons ATGGCTGCTGTTACAGGCTTTCTGGAGTGGGTTTTTGCCCTATACTTCCTCATTCATATTCCCATCACTTTACTGGTGGACCTACAACCTCTTGTGCCTGGTGCTGGTATTTACCCACAGAGT ctgatGGAGTTGTTAAAATGGTATGCGGTTACCTTTAAAGACCCCATGATGTTGGAGCCCCCGGCATGGTTTAAGTCATTTATATATTGTGAAGCCTTCTTACAAATGCCTTTCTTTCCCATTGCAGCCTATGCCTTCCTAAAAG GTGGCTGCAAATGGATACGGACACCAGCCATCATCTACTCCAGTCACGTCGCTACAACCTTGTGTCCTATCCTGACACACATCCTGTTTCACGACTTCTCAGCATCCAAGCACCCGGGTCCTGAGACACAGCAGGAACGCCTGACTCTGCTAGCCATCTATGTGCCCTATCTGCTTATTCCACTTCTGATCTTGCTCACCATGCTGTACAGTCCCCAGTACAATCCAgtggagaaaaggaaaaagaaataa
- the IFT20 gene encoding intraflagellar transport protein 20 homolog isoform X1, producing the protein MAKDVLGDARLHFDELNKLRILDPEVAQQTTELKEECKAFVDKIEEFQKIVGSLIELVDQLAKAAENEKMKAIGARNLLKSIAKQREAQEQQLQALITEKKMQLERYRVEYETLCKIEADQNEFIDQFIFQK; encoded by the exons ATGGCCAAAGATGTTCTAGGAGACGCACGTCTTCACTTTGATGAGCTGAATAAACTTCGAATTTTGGACCCTGAGGTTGCACAACAAACAACTGAACTCAAAGAAGAATGCAAAGCTTTTGTGGACA aaaTTGAAGAGTTTCAAAAAATAGTGGGTAGCTTAATAGAACTTGTTGATCAACTAGCAAAAGCAGCTGAAAATGAAAAGATGAAG GCAATTGGTGCCCGAAACTTGCTAAAATCTATAGCAAAACAAAGAGAAGCTCAGGAGCAGCAGCTTCAGGCTTTAATAACGGAGAAGAAAATGCAGTTGGAAAG aTACCGAGTAGAGTATGAGACGCTATGTAAAATAGAAGCTGACCAGAATGAATTCATTGACCAGttcatttttcagaaataa
- the IFT20 gene encoding intraflagellar transport protein 20 homolog isoform X2, with product MAKDVLGDARLHFDELNKLRILDPEVAQQTTELKEECKAFVDKIEEFQKIVGSLIELVDQLAKAAENEKMKQFSGAKIECMGH from the exons ATGGCCAAAGATGTTCTAGGAGACGCACGTCTTCACTTTGATGAGCTGAATAAACTTCGAATTTTGGACCCTGAGGTTGCACAACAAACAACTGAACTCAAAGAAGAATGCAAAGCTTTTGTGGACA aaaTTGAAGAGTTTCAAAAAATAGTGGGTAGCTTAATAGAACTTGTTGATCAACTAGCAAAAGCAGCTGAAAATGAAAAGATGAAG CAGTTCAGTGGGGCCAAAATTGAGTGCATGGGACATTAA
- the IFT20 gene encoding intraflagellar transport protein 20 homolog isoform X3, producing the protein MAKDVLGDARLHFDELNKLRILDPEVAQQTTELKEECKAFVDKIEEFQKIVGSLIELVDQLAKAAENEKMKFSGAKIECMGH; encoded by the exons ATGGCCAAAGATGTTCTAGGAGACGCACGTCTTCACTTTGATGAGCTGAATAAACTTCGAATTTTGGACCCTGAGGTTGCACAACAAACAACTGAACTCAAAGAAGAATGCAAAGCTTTTGTGGACA aaaTTGAAGAGTTTCAAAAAATAGTGGGTAGCTTAATAGAACTTGTTGATCAACTAGCAAAAGCAGCTGAAAATGAAAAGATGAAG TTCAGTGGGGCCAAAATTGAGTGCATGGGACATTAA
- the TNFAIP1 gene encoding BTB/POZ domain-containing adapter for CUL3-mediated RhoA degradation protein 2 — protein MSGDTCLTTICQSSGAKPKTCSFKGGSLGNKYVRLNVGGALYYTTVQVLTRHDTMLKAMFSGRMEVLTDKEGWILIDRCGKHFGAILNYLRDDTLALPKTRQEIKELMAEAKYYLIQGLVDMCQAALQDKKDSYEPVCNIPIITSPKEEERLIESSMKPVVKLLYNRSNNKYSYTSNSDDNLLKNIELFDKLSLRFNGRVLFIKDVIGDEICCWSFYGQGRKLAEVCCTSIVYATEKKQTKVEFPEARIYEETLNVLLYETPRVPDNSLLEATSRSRSQASPSEDDEAFELRDRVRRIHVKRYSTYDDRQLGH, from the exons ATGTCCGGGGACACGTGCCTCACAACCATCTGCCAATCTTCAGGAGCCAAGCCCAAAACCtgcagcttcaaagggggcagcctggggaacAAATACGTGCGGCTCAACGTTGGTGGCGCCTTGTACTACACCACAGTGCAGGTGCTGACCAGGCACGACACCATGTTGAAGGCCATGTTCAGCGGCAGGATGGAAGTGCTGACAGACAAGGAAG GGTGGATCCTTATAGACCGTTGCGGGAAACACTTTGGCGCCATTTTAAATTACCTCCGAGATGACACACTTGCGCTTCCGAAAACCAGGCAGGAGATCAAAGAGCTGATGGCAGAAGCGAAATATTACCTAATTCAGGGTTTAGTAGACATGTGCCAGGCAGCTCTCCAG GACAAGAAAGACTCCTATGAGCCTGTCTGTAATATACCCATCATCACATCTCCAAAGGAGGAGGAGAGGCTCATTGAATCCTCCATGAAA CCTGTTGTCAAGCTGCTGTACAACCGGAGCAACAACAAGTATTCCTATACCAG TAACTCGGACGACAACTTACTGAAGAACATAGAACTGTTTGATAAACTCTCTCTCCGCTTCAACGGTCGAGTGCTCTTCATTAAGGACGTCATAGGGGATGAAATCTGCTGCTGGTCTTTCTATGGACAGGGGCGGAAGCTTGCTGAGGTCTGCTGCACCTCAATAGTGTATGCCACCGAAAAGAAACAAACCAAG GTGGAATTCCCCGAAGCGCGCATCTATGAGGAGACGCTAAATGTTTTACTGTACGAAACGCCACGTGTCCCTGACAACTCGCTGCTGGAGGCAACGAGCCGGAGTCGAAGCCAGGCCTCCCCCAGTGAGGATGACGAGGCCTTCGAGCTACGCGACCGAGTGCGCCGCATCCATGTGAAGCGATACAGCACATATGATGATCGGCAGCTTGGGCACTAG